Genomic DNA from Pungitius pungitius chromosome 12, fPunPun2.1, whole genome shotgun sequence:
TGAACCATGAGTTCTTTGGGCTTTGGACACCCAATCAGCCTCAGGCCTTAAAGGTTCTAAACCGTAGAATATAAATGGGTACACTGGTCCCGAATTAACATACAACATcttattaaacaaaataaaaaaggcataaATATGTTTTGTCTTCTGTATGTTTGAATATTAACATGGTTGTTGTATGAGTCATGAAAATCAAAAAACGAGTAATTCGAAACAATAATACTATACTAATAGTTTTTCTCATCTCGACAACATTGACACAATTTGAGAGTCTCAACAGTTTATTTGATCTACAGGTACTTCACATTGTCACAGCAGGAATTTAATAAGTTAGGGTAAAAACCTCCTGTATAGAAACTGCCATCACTTGATATACAATTAAGTTAAAACCCAAGGTATGCGACGTTAGCGTTAAATTAAAATGGCACCAAGGAACATGGCCACACATAGAACAGAAGTACGTTACGTACACGGTGCTTCGCTGCCATGTGACACCTTCAAACCAGTCCTCGTTAAGTGCAAATAAGAACCCGCCAATAAACATTCATTAAAGTAAATGCATGTAGTGATTGTAAACAATAATCATTCATATAAGTTAGCAATGTCAGtgtacaaaaaaatgacagTCCCCTTTAGTCCTGAAACGCTCCTCCATGAACAGTGCTTCTGTAATGAGATATTCTAAATGTTCTTCTTCCACCAGGTGAATAAAGAACCACATTTGCCCTTTTTCTGTTCACAGTCCTCTCCAACACGCCGTCTATATCAGTGCAATCACACATTCTATCAAATACGTACGTAATACCCTATGAGGCTGAATCAGATGTTTGTATAGAACGGCAAAACTGGAATCCGACTTTTTCATCTTTACATAAAATGTTCGTACACTTGTGTAACTtcacaagaaacaacaacataaataaAAGTACAGCAGGAAGGCAAAGAACAAACTGCAGTGACTGCCTTCCAGCGCACTTGCTCAAACTAGCTTAGCATAGTAGCCAAACATGCTATCTCTAGAGGGATTTacgttattttgtgtgtttacactaTATTATAACTTATTTACAGCTACTTTAATTGATTTAATAAACCAGCTGGTTTAAACGGACCAGACACCTGAAGAAGATTCAATGACTGCGCCGTATCCAAGAGTGTTTTAAGCTAACGGCTGTGACAACGGCTAATAATTAACATCAAGTATCATAAAACAGGTTTAAAATTCATACATCTTTTATAAAATTTGGCTGAGAGCCTTCAAACTGGAACCCCTTGGACCCAAGCTGGTGCCAACAGCAAAGCGGTCGCGTTGAAACCGATCGATGGAGGCAAAGTGGCGCCTCCATCgaggggtgggcgggggggggggggggggggggggggaccagcacgGGACGTTTGTCAGTTTAAAAAGAGAAGTCTTGGATTTGTTCATAAAACTGGGAAATATGAAACATGAAAGAGTGCACATCTAAAAAGGGGCCTAAGTGACGTGTCTCAATGAAATTAAGGCGCTAGTGTGTTTTGGACCAGGACGTCCAAACGGCAGTTACAACGagtcacatttcacacacattgTACAACATACCAACAACTCTCAGAGCAAATAACGCTCCATTTGTGCGTCGATATAGCTAATTTACCTAGCTACCTAGCTAACAGTGGTTAAAAACTCAACGACGCCACGACACGTCTACGAATAGCTTCAACTCTCTTAACATgctgaattacatttttatctcATTCAAACTTGGCTCCTAAAATATTCGCCGTTGACTGTCGTACATGACTCGGACGCCCAGGGGACACTGGAAGGGGGACCGGACACTCCATACAAGTCGTGCAGCGCGGCACACTGCGGGCCAGACAGCAGGAAAGCTGCGTCTCGCGGCGCATTAGTCACAGCAGAAACCCTCCGTACACGTTCATGAGTAACCGCGTGGCTGCAGGGCTCGTCCTTTCTTGTACAAAAAGAATGCAGACGGGGATTGGAGCAGGAGTGAAAACGTTAGACGAGCCAATTCTAACTTAATGGTCCCTCTTGAGTCCATTGCACCTCTACTATATTCAGTCAGaggaaatacatttacataatcGAGaggcaaaacaataaaaatcctGGAGGGCCAAGCTAAGCAGCCATGTGGACACTAAAAAGAGCATCCAGTCAAGAGAAAATGGAGAGCCATCGGACTTAGATGTCCAGTCTACAGTGATGACTACATTTACTGGCATTATGCAGCTGCTGGTCATCAAAGCCTCAACAAGCTGACATGTCAGAAAGAGACACTGAATTATTCAGACAGTGCAAAGAGCCCAAGCAGGTAATGGGGCACCAATCCCAATGCACATTTCAAATCGAGGACGACGTGGTCCAGGGCTGGCGGTTTGTGGAGAAGGGGAAtatagtgacacacacacacacacacacacagtcatacacCGCTTGCTCCCTCTGTGcgtcctcctcggcctcctcaccagttgcagcagcagaggaaggagcACGGCGACCCCTCTGGCCCGCGGAACTTGCCGGAGCTGGGCGTGTCCGTGCACTCGGCGATGAACTCGTGCAGATCGCTGACTCGCACCGTCTCCTGCGTCTGAGCCTGCGGGAGGACCAAGTAAAGGTGAACGTTTGCCACACACGGATCTCAGCACCGACGGGTtaattagaagaagaagaagaagaaaaaaaggccccAACGAAGGCGTACCATGATGGTGTCGTAGGCGCCGGTGATGAGCGCGATGAAGAGGGACAGCACCATGTAGATGAAGAGGGAGATGAAGGTGTAAAGGTAGACCTGGCTGAAGATCCACACCAGAGCGCCGCTCTTCTCCATCTCGTGGAACGTCACGAACATGTCGTCCCCGTTGATCAGGGAAAACAGGCACTCCGACACCGTGGAGAGGGAGCGGAACTGTGTACAGACGCAGGGTGAGCACGAGGActtaacatttttatatatttttataaacttGTAAATCTGGTGCATACGTGAAGTTTGATTTATTAGctgctttgtgtctctctttcaGCCAGACCTCCCTACAAAGagcaaaaaaaccccaattCATCCGCTCAACGTTGTCATGATTCACGTCTAACGAAGGTCGGTGTTTCTCATTAGTTACACACAGCTGCAAAGGCGATGCGGGCTGGAGGGCATTTGATGGCCGCTGCCCCCTCGGCCTGCTGTACCTTGGTGTGATACGGCCCCAGCACGATCCAGCCACAGAAGCAGTACCCCATGTAGATGGCGGcggcgcagcagcagaagcGGATCACGTTGGGAAACGCCGCTCTGAGGGTCACGATCAGGATCTGTCAGACGCGGAGAGGGCGAGCGAGACGGATTAACCCTTCCTCAggaacaatggggggggggggggagcttaatttgtgtgtgtgtgtgagtttattTCACCTACATTGTATTTCTGAAAGAAGCTGAGGTAGCGGATGACTCCCACCCACACCAGCAGAGTGGAGGTTCCCAGCAGGATCCCGCACATGTCGTACGACGACAAATTCTGCACGGCAACAGGCCCCGTTGTGTGTTACCGGTGAAACCAGAGACAacgttgacctttttttttttttttttttacatttcctcaCATTACCTTGGACTCGATCTCGATTTTGATGAAGCTGCCGATGATGGTGAACATGTCGCTGACGATGAGCAGGATGTACCAGCCGTTGATGAACTCCATGCGCTCCCCCCAGCTCACGCTGCGCCCCAGGCCGCGTTTGAAGAACTGCACGtactcctgggggggggggggtcatgttgcGTTTAATTGGACCACAAAATGTAGGGGATGAATTTGTGTTATGTACCTTTTGAAGTTTTTCTGCAATAGAACAACAACACGCTGTCATATATGAACTACACGGTTTATACACTTTCACCAGaatcaaaataaagacattttcacTATAAAAAATGGTTACGGCTACCAAGATATAAATCCACATTAACAAAACCGCTTCTACCAGCGTATTTAAATGGTATTTGGTAGATCTGAATGTTACTCTCATGGTTCAATTATTGAAATACCAAACAAAAGCAAATGGTGCCTATCTACCCATCTAGGGTTTAACTTTGGTCAATGGAGCCTTTTCACAGACACGACTGCCTGGTGGGATTTCTCACATGTTGCAGGACGATTCCTCTGAGGATGGAGCGGCCGCACAGCAGCAGGGACAGCAGGCAGACGAACGCCACCAGCACGTCCAGGAACTCCCGGGCGTAGCTGTCGGCTATCAGAAGATCGAGGCCCGATTAGAgggacccaaaaaaaaaaccccgacagataaaacaggagagagagaggcgagcGCCTGCTCACCGTGTCCGGACACGTTGGGGTCTTTGCACTCCTGTATGGAGGCCTGGTTCTGCAGACTGATCTTCACTTTGCCGCTGTGCGCCCGGTTATCCATGACGATCTGATGGCAAACGAGAACCAGCATGAGCAGCAAAAAGGGGGAACGCTTCCAGCGCCACGTGCAAATCCACGGCTACAGCCGCACGTGTGCTTTGCTACGCCTGCGGGCGCttattttaaacagaaataATGGACAAGTCAGCGCACCGTGATCGCAAAAGTGTAGCAGTCGGGGATTTCATTGTTTATAATCGTCTGAATGTTGATGGCCTTCAGCTGAAAGTCAATGGTGACGTTGATCAGCCTGCACAGAGACAGGACACAAGTTTAACAATTTAACACCACCTTTTTAATTTCTactgttacaaaaaaaaaaaaaatcatcatcatcatcatcataaaatCATCTGACTTGTAAAACTGGAGAGTGAAATTCTTGTAGTCACTGTTTGCTGGAGCCAGACTGGAAGTCAGTGGATTCAGTCCAATacattctggaaaaaaaaaaaaaaaaaaaagagagccagAAAATAGCTTTAGAGGAACTACACGAACACCACATGAGGAATTCCAAAAACGGCATTTTCCTAATCATGCGACGCACGGAAAACACACATCCTCGCAGCATTAAAAATACGGGATGGCCCCCCCTGTATTTTCTCCACAACTATTATCGCGCCTTGCCAAAAGCCATCTCTGCCAAATCAGCAGCTGTATGCAAACAACTCCTTTCTCAAGGCAGGGACACGAAATACAAGTATGTGGGGAAAAAGGGCTTTGCGACAGCAACCATGTCTCCCCTTTGAGAGGCGGGCACCGGGGCAGGGAAACCTCACGGACACACAGCTGAGATGTCACGTACGTACCCGTGTCTACATGGGGGTCGATGTCAAAGGTGTCGTTGACGGGGTCGATGGTGCCCCGCCTGTAGTACCTCTGGCAGAGGGAGAGCGCACTCCCGTCTACGCCGACGCCCAACACGTACGCATACTGCCCCAACGACATCTGAGGTAGTGCCAtgtactgaagggggggggggggggggggaaggagaggcaGACAATTCATTCACTACGAGGGTATCACATCTGAATCACAGGTTCCCCGCTACTATTAAAAGGCTGTTTCACCcatattaaaaatgattaagctTCTAGGCCCATACAGGGAACTTCTTCTGTGTAGACAATGGGCCTCATTCACCAATATCTCCCCAAGTTAAGTCTTATTTGTTCTTA
This window encodes:
- the mcoln1b gene encoding mucolipin-1b, giving the protein MASSSYTCIHDGATEKDRLLSSVANYGSPRPNAPVGSEAPRKQQQQQQQEEEEEVLRRKLKYFFMSPCDKYHAKGRKPFKLGLQLLKIVIVTVQLVLFGLSNQMVVTFKEENTATFKHLFLEGYEDGAPQAVHTRDEVYSRVHFAIKQYMALPQMSLGQYAYVLGVGVDGSALSLCQRYYRRGTIDPVNDTFDIDPHVDTECIGLNPLTSSLAPANSDYKNFTLQFYKLINVTIDFQLKAINIQTIINNEIPDCYTFAITIVMDNRAHSGKVKISLQNQASIQECKDPNVSGHADSYAREFLDVLVAFVCLLSLLLCGRSILRGIVLQHEYVQFFKRGLGRSVSWGERMEFINGWYILLIVSDMFTIIGSFIKIEIESKNLSSYDMCGILLGTSTLLVWVGVIRYLSFFQKYNILIVTLRAAFPNVIRFCCCAAAIYMGYCFCGWIVLGPYHTKFRSLSTVSECLFSLINGDDMFVTFHEMEKSGALVWIFSQVYLYTFISLFIYMVLSLFIALITGAYDTIMAQTQETVRVSDLHEFIAECTDTPSSGKFRGPEGSPCSFLCCCNW